In a genomic window of Acidilobus saccharovorans 345-15:
- a CDS encoding 2-oxoacid:ferredoxin oxidoreductase subunit alpha — MALKEVHLLLGGPQGAGVETSASVLTASLAGLGYGIMSDREYYSNIVGRHSYVHFTISATSFPRSLTYPVELVGAMDAESVLTHFHEVAPGGVLVYDAGVDKTKISQVISMEPEVRERVEARFKEYGLEPTVGNAAKIVEEKLNAHSVPLDFRKILDEARQKLGVSSVEVQRYRNSILLGAAAAVLGVDPEVIRDGLSVRFKGNQKIVNANMVVIGLTMESVPKDVRGLAKLDEPKLDVEEMISASGNDVIGMAKIVGGVRYQSYYPITPASDESVFIEAHQAVSVDGKPVGSIVVFQTEDELAAINSAIGAALTGVRAATATSGPGFSLMAEGLGWAGHNEVPLLITFYQRGGPSTGQPTRGEQADLLFSLFASHGEFPRIVIASGDIEEAFYDTLKALNWAERFQVPVIHLVDKYMANVISAMRMPDPSKVKVDRGKLILKASGPMKRFDLSDPISPRPAIGSGAITWYTGDEHNEWGHISEDPINRVKMYDKRMKKLEIMDQEIPVEERAVYYGDDNADFLLVGWGFVKGAALDALEELKQEGYHGAYLHLKVFSPFPSKYVADILSKFDPKRVIDVEHNYLGQAAKVIEMNTGFEISRFILKYTGRPMYRMELKEAVKRILEGKSVREVLTYGE; from the coding sequence GGCACTTAAGGAGGTTCACCTGCTGCTGGGCGGGCCGCAGGGCGCTGGAGTTGAGACCAGCGCCTCGGTGCTCACGGCCTCCCTGGCAGGGCTAGGCTATGGCATCATGTCAGACAGGGAGTACTACTCAAACATAGTGGGAAGACATTCGTACGTGCACTTCACCATATCAGCCACCTCGTTCCCGCGCAGCCTAACCTATCCAGTCGAGCTCGTGGGCGCAATGGACGCTGAGTCCGTCCTGACACACTTCCATGAGGTTGCGCCGGGAGGGGTCTTAGTTTACGATGCAGGCGTTGATAAGACGAAGATCTCCCAAGTAATAAGCATGGAGCCTGAGGTAAGGGAGAGGGTCGAGGCCAGGTTCAAGGAGTACGGTCTCGAGCCCACTGTAGGCAACGCTGCCAAGATCGTTGAGGAGAAGCTAAACGCTCATTCTGTTCCTCTGGACTTCAGGAAGATACTTGACGAGGCCAGACAGAAGCTCGGCGTCAGCAGCGTTGAGGTGCAGCGCTACAGGAACAGCATACTCCTGGGGGCCGCAGCTGCGGTCCTGGGCGTTGACCCAGAGGTAATAAGGGACGGGCTCAGCGTGAGGTTCAAGGGAAACCAGAAGATAGTTAACGCTAATATGGTCGTCATAGGACTTACAATGGAGAGCGTCCCCAAGGACGTGAGGGGACTTGCAAAGCTCGATGAGCCCAAGCTCGACGTTGAGGAGATGATCAGCGCCAGTGGGAACGACGTTATAGGCATGGCTAAGATAGTGGGCGGCGTCAGGTATCAGTCGTACTACCCAATAACGCCAGCATCGGATGAGTCTGTGTTCATAGAGGCTCACCAGGCCGTCAGCGTTGATGGCAAGCCGGTGGGCTCAATAGTTGTCTTCCAGACTGAGGACGAGCTGGCAGCTATAAACTCAGCAATAGGCGCCGCACTCACAGGCGTGAGGGCAGCCACGGCAACCAGCGGGCCAGGCTTCAGCCTGATGGCTGAGGGCCTTGGCTGGGCTGGCCACAACGAGGTGCCGCTGCTGATAACCTTCTACCAGAGGGGAGGCCCAAGCACTGGACAGCCGACAAGGGGGGAGCAGGCTGACCTGCTTTTCTCGCTCTTCGCGAGCCACGGCGAGTTCCCAAGGATAGTGATTGCAAGTGGTGACATAGAGGAGGCATTCTACGACACGCTGAAGGCCCTCAACTGGGCCGAGAGGTTCCAGGTGCCTGTTATACACCTCGTAGACAAATACATGGCTAACGTCATATCAGCCATGAGGATGCCTGACCCCTCTAAGGTTAAGGTTGACAGGGGCAAGCTTATACTTAAGGCCTCAGGACCCATGAAGAGGTTCGACCTAAGCGACCCCATAAGCCCGAGGCCTGCCATAGGCTCTGGCGCTATAACCTGGTACACCGGCGATGAACATAACGAGTGGGGCCACATAAGCGAGGACCCTATAAACAGGGTCAAGATGTATGACAAGAGGATGAAGAAGCTTGAGATCATGGACCAGGAGATACCCGTGGAGGAGAGGGCCGTATACTACGGCGACGACAACGCTGATTTCCTGCTGGTGGGCTGGGGCTTCGTGAAGGGGGCGGCCCTTGATGCCCTTGAGGAACTGAAGCAGGAGGGCTATCACGGCGCCTACCTTCACTTAAAGGTATTCAGCCCGTTCCCATCAAAGTACGTGGCTGACATCCTGTCAAAGTTCGACCCCAAGAGGGTAATAGACGTTGAGCATAACTACCTTGGCCAGGCGGCCAAGGTTATAGAGATGAACACCGGCTTTGAGATATCAAGGTTTATTTTGAAGTACACGGGGAGGCCCATGTATCGCATGGAGCTCAAGGAGGCCGTGAAGAGGATCCTTGAGGGTAAGAGCGTGAGGGAGGTGTTGACCTATGGCGAGTGA